A window of the Mesorhizobium opportunistum WSM2075 genome harbors these coding sequences:
- the cysW gene encoding sulfate ABC transporter permease subunit CysW — MADPEIKSWEPYHESRSAAVTESRPAQAVLMAIAFAFLGVFLLLPLIIVFHEALAKGVGAYTQALGEADARSAIHLTLLVAAISVPLNVVFGISAAWAIAKFEFKGKAFLTTLIDLPFSVSPVISGLVYVLLFGAQGLLGDWLKGHGIQILFAVPGIVLATVFVTFPFVARELIPLMQEQGNGDEEAALSLGANGWQTFWFVTLPNVKWGLLYGVLLCNARAMGEFGAVSVVSGHIRGLTNTMPLHVEILYNEYNAVGAFAVASLLAGLALVTLVLKTLLEMRYGAELAATRGH, encoded by the coding sequence ATGGCTGATCCCGAAATCAAATCCTGGGAACCCTACCATGAGAGCCGCTCGGCGGCGGTGACCGAAAGCCGTCCGGCGCAGGCCGTGCTGATGGCGATCGCCTTTGCCTTCCTCGGCGTCTTCCTGCTCTTGCCGCTGATCATCGTCTTCCATGAGGCGCTGGCGAAAGGCGTCGGTGCCTATACGCAGGCCCTGGGCGAAGCGGACGCGCGCTCGGCCATCCACCTGACATTGCTCGTCGCCGCGATCTCGGTGCCGCTCAATGTCGTCTTCGGCATCTCCGCCGCCTGGGCGATCGCCAAGTTCGAATTCAAGGGCAAGGCGTTTTTGACCACGCTGATCGACCTGCCCTTCTCGGTCTCGCCGGTGATCTCGGGCCTGGTCTATGTGCTTTTGTTCGGCGCGCAAGGATTGCTCGGCGATTGGCTGAAGGGACATGGCATCCAGATCCTGTTCGCCGTGCCGGGCATCGTGCTGGCCACCGTCTTCGTCACCTTCCCGTTCGTCGCCCGCGAGCTGATCCCGCTGATGCAGGAACAGGGCAATGGCGATGAGGAGGCGGCGCTTTCGCTCGGCGCCAATGGCTGGCAGACCTTCTGGTTCGTCACCTTGCCCAACGTCAAATGGGGGCTGCTCTACGGCGTGCTGTTGTGCAATGCGCGCGCCATGGGCGAATTCGGCGCGGTGTCGGTGGTGTCGGGCCATATACGCGGCCTGACCAACACCATGCCGCTGCATGTCGAAATCCTCTACAACGAGTACAACGCCGTCGGCGCTTTCGCCGTCGCCTCGTTGCTGGCCGGGCTGGCGCTGGTCACGCTGGTCTTGAAAACACTGCTCGAGATGCGCTACGGCGCCGAACTCGCCGCGACGCGCGGGCACTGA
- a CDS encoding sulfate/molybdate ABC transporter ATP-binding protein, which produces MEVRVANVRKEFERFPALHDVSLDIKSGELIALLGPSGSGKTTLLRLIAGLERPTRGKIFFGDEDASQRSIQERNVGFVFQHYALFRHMTVADNIGFGLKVRHGPSRPPAQEIRRRASELLDLVQLSGLEKRYPAQLSGGQRQRVALARAMAIEPKVLLLDEPFGALDAQVRRELRRWLREIHDATGHTTVFVTHDQEEALELADRVVVMSQGRIEQVGTADDIYDTPNSPFVYGFIGESSSLPVKVENGEIWLADRPIGLAAPGEPSGDATLYFRPHDIDLLDGCSGCIAGTVTASRRVAGTRRVELEIGGERRRVEIELPVDHPAAQKSRVAFRPGRWKLFAASTAIQNRTFAFASGKKRVLEKPERLKPTTRAA; this is translated from the coding sequence ATGGAAGTTCGCGTTGCCAATGTGCGCAAGGAATTCGAGCGGTTTCCCGCGCTCCACGACGTGTCGCTCGACATCAAGTCGGGCGAGTTGATCGCGTTGCTGGGGCCGTCCGGCTCCGGCAAGACGACGCTGCTCAGGCTGATCGCCGGGCTGGAGCGGCCGACGCGGGGAAAAATCTTCTTCGGCGACGAGGACGCCTCGCAGAGATCGATCCAGGAGCGCAATGTCGGCTTCGTCTTCCAGCACTATGCGCTGTTCCGGCACATGACGGTGGCCGACAATATCGGCTTCGGCCTCAAGGTCCGGCACGGGCCATCACGGCCGCCGGCGCAGGAAATCCGCCGCCGCGCCTCCGAGCTTCTCGACCTCGTCCAGCTCTCGGGCCTGGAAAAGCGCTATCCGGCACAACTCTCCGGCGGCCAGCGCCAGCGCGTGGCGTTGGCACGCGCCATGGCGATCGAGCCCAAGGTGCTCTTGCTCGACGAGCCGTTCGGCGCGCTCGATGCGCAGGTGCGGCGTGAATTGCGCCGCTGGCTGCGCGAAATCCATGATGCCACCGGCCACACCACCGTCTTCGTCACCCACGACCAGGAAGAGGCGCTGGAGCTTGCCGACCGCGTCGTGGTGATGAGCCAGGGCCGCATCGAGCAGGTCGGCACCGCCGACGACATCTACGACACGCCGAACTCGCCCTTCGTCTACGGCTTCATCGGCGAATCGAGCTCGCTCCCCGTCAAGGTCGAGAACGGCGAGATCTGGCTCGCCGACCGTCCGATCGGGCTTGCCGCGCCCGGTGAGCCCTCTGGCGACGCGACGCTGTATTTCCGCCCGCACGATATCGACCTGCTGGACGGCTGCAGCGGCTGCATCGCCGGTACGGTGACCGCCAGCCGCCGCGTCGCCGGCACGCGGCGCGTCGAGCTCGAAATCGGCGGCGAACGCCGGCGGGTCGAGATCGAGCTGCCGGTCGATCACCCAGCGGCGCAGAAGAGCCGGGTGGCTTTCCGCCCGGGACGTTGGAAGCTGTTTGCGGCGTCGACCGCGATCCAGAATCGCACGTTCGCGTTTGCGAGCGGCAAGAAACGGGTTTTGGAAAAGCCCGAGCGGCTAAAGCCCACTACGCGCGCCGCCTGA
- a CDS encoding sulfate ABC transporter substrate-binding protein — protein sequence MTKPHFKKLLGVLVAASVQFGTLGFAFADTTILNVSYDPTRELYKAYDEAFVAHWKAETGETVTIQQSHGGSGAQARAVIDGLEADVVTLALEGDINAIVSKSKKIDPDWRKKFENNSAPYTSTIIFLVRKGNPKGIHDWNDLVKDGTQVITPNPKTSGGARWNYLAAWAYANANDGGDEAKTKAFVGKLYANAPVLDTGARGSTVTFAQKGIGDVLIGWENDAYLALDEFGADNFEIVYPPTSILAEPPVAIVDANVDAKGTRKVAEAYLGWLYSKEGQTIIAKNHYRPAKPELVAPADLPKTPDIKLISIDDPLFGGWKKAQPYHFGDGGIFDQIYKPE from the coding sequence ATGACCAAACCTCATTTCAAGAAACTGCTCGGCGTACTGGTCGCCGCATCTGTCCAGTTCGGCACGCTCGGTTTCGCGTTTGCCGACACCACCATTCTCAACGTGTCCTACGATCCGACGCGCGAGCTCTACAAGGCCTATGACGAGGCCTTCGTCGCGCACTGGAAGGCCGAGACCGGCGAGACGGTCACCATCCAGCAGTCACATGGCGGATCGGGCGCCCAGGCGCGCGCCGTGATCGACGGCCTCGAGGCCGATGTGGTGACGCTGGCGCTCGAAGGCGACATCAACGCCATCGTCTCGAAGTCGAAGAAGATCGATCCCGACTGGCGCAAGAAATTCGAAAACAATTCGGCGCCCTACACCTCGACCATCATCTTCCTGGTCCGCAAGGGCAATCCCAAGGGCATCCATGACTGGAACGACCTCGTCAAGGACGGCACCCAGGTGATCACGCCCAACCCCAAGACCTCCGGCGGCGCCCGCTGGAACTATCTGGCGGCCTGGGCCTACGCCAACGCCAACGATGGCGGCGACGAAGCCAAGACCAAGGCATTCGTCGGCAAGCTCTATGCCAATGCCCCGGTGCTCGACACCGGTGCGCGCGGCTCGACCGTGACCTTCGCGCAAAAGGGCATCGGCGACGTGCTGATCGGCTGGGAAAACGACGCCTATCTGGCGCTCGATGAATTCGGCGCCGACAATTTCGAGATCGTCTATCCGCCGACATCGATCCTGGCCGAGCCGCCGGTGGCGATCGTCGACGCCAATGTCGATGCCAAGGGCACGCGCAAGGTCGCCGAAGCCTATCTGGGCTGGCTCTATTCCAAGGAAGGCCAGACCATCATCGCCAAGAACCACTATCGCCCGGCCAAGCCCGAACTGGTGGCGCCGGCGGATCTGCCCAAGACCCCCGATATCAAGCTGATCTCCATCGACGATCCGCTTTTCGGCGGCTGGAAGAAGGCACAGCCTTATCATTTCGGCGACGGTGGTATATTCGACCAGATCTACAAGCCCGAGTAA
- a CDS encoding transglutaminase-like cysteine peptidase, translated as MRFATLVAVAMVATGCSATAGSHAMMVTKGYAFPPPAARVFCANQPRLCSTSGRVKLVTLTPARRAELEAVNTSVNRRIEERSDLVTAGSADDWRLPTKQGDCEDIAILKKSELLKRGWPASALLLTVASLGGEGHTVLTVRTDKGDLILDNRGSVIRDWSNTSYRYFARQSQSANGKWVRIGS; from the coding sequence ATGCGTTTTGCTACGCTTGTTGCCGTAGCCATGGTGGCAACTGGTTGCAGCGCGACAGCCGGCTCCCATGCGATGATGGTCACAAAGGGGTATGCGTTCCCTCCGCCGGCCGCTCGTGTGTTCTGCGCCAACCAGCCACGACTCTGCAGCACCAGCGGGCGGGTCAAGCTGGTGACGCTGACACCGGCACGCAGAGCCGAACTCGAAGCGGTGAACACCTCCGTCAATCGCCGGATCGAGGAGCGCAGCGATCTCGTCACGGCAGGCAGTGCCGACGATTGGCGTCTACCGACCAAACAGGGTGATTGCGAGGATATTGCGATCCTGAAAAAAAGCGAGCTTTTGAAGCGTGGATGGCCGGCTTCCGCTTTGCTTCTGACGGTCGCTTCGCTTGGCGGCGAGGGTCACACGGTGCTCACGGTTCGAACCGACAAGGGCGACTTGATCCTGGATAACCGTGGCAGTGTCATCCGCGATTGGTCAAACACTTCGTACCGTTATTTTGCCAGACAGTCGCAATCGGCCAACGGGAAGTGGGTACGGATCGGTTCTTGA
- a CDS encoding ArsR/SmtB family transcription factor — MDSLSDHAAPAAELLAVLGNERRLVILGHLTEGEISVGELAVLVGLSKSALSQHLSKLRKHQLVSTRRHRQTVYYSCSFGIGRKITQIIDLAVNLAAVSRAEKPRRPPAT; from the coding sequence CTGGACAGCTTGTCTGACCATGCGGCGCCAGCGGCCGAACTTCTGGCGGTTTTGGGCAATGAGAGAAGACTTGTGATTCTGGGCCATCTGACGGAAGGCGAGATTTCGGTTGGCGAATTGGCTGTGCTGGTCGGACTTAGCAAAAGCGCTCTTTCTCAACATCTGAGCAAGCTGCGCAAACACCAACTGGTTTCCACCAGGCGTCACCGACAGACCGTCTACTATTCCTGTAGTTTTGGGATCGGTCGGAAAATCACCCAGATAATCGATTTAGCCGTGAACCTGGCTGCAGTTTCGCGGGCCGAGAAGCCTCGCAGGCCCCCCGCCACATAA
- a CDS encoding adenylate/guanylate cyclase domain-containing protein, with translation MAERNYTRQLATIVSIDAVGFSRLMGLDDESAVAAFEERRDIIAESCSTFGGRTFGDAGDSVMAEFGNPIEALRAAFDFQDRIVTLNSSLDEPMRMPFRAGINTGDVIVREGRLYGDDVNIAARIQEFAPHDGLAVSETTWHHVKDKTAAEFTDLGELMLKNIALPVRVLIARRGGNLSPPPALMAAIPSVNGRQNVSLKGPPAIAVLPFQSDGGERDVGYMADGIAEDIIYGLSNRRWLSVIAKNSSFQFRDDTLGTRVIGNALGARYIVSGTLMRNDERIRLTTSLADVSNGRLVWSQRFDRALADIFNLRDEIGAEIVSILDKEVDRAEQARTFQVPWESLETWQLVRRGRWHMNRRTRGDTEIALEFFEKAYREDPNSSAVLNELAWWYFWRAWLRFGDSDDLDKVKQYSRKALLMDSLDARPHAHLGVMDIMRGRPASAVDHLEEALHINPSFAFAHSAMGSARLLLGDAAGAIPFFVETERLSPFDLYRFHNLGELAAAYSFLEDWPSAISTADRSLDLSPGYFYSRFLKIGALARSGRKQEAMRELAILMTRHPDFSEQRVRWIPFVDKAANEFLIANFKSAASDD, from the coding sequence ATGGCTGAACGGAATTACACCCGTCAGCTGGCGACGATCGTCTCCATCGATGCCGTTGGATTTTCACGGTTGATGGGTCTTGACGATGAATCGGCTGTCGCTGCCTTCGAGGAACGACGCGACATCATCGCCGAGAGCTGCAGCACCTTCGGCGGCCGCACCTTCGGCGATGCTGGCGACAGCGTCATGGCCGAATTCGGCAATCCGATCGAGGCGCTGCGCGCGGCGTTCGATTTTCAGGATCGAATTGTCACGCTCAATTCATCGCTGGACGAACCCATGCGCATGCCGTTTCGCGCCGGCATCAACACGGGCGATGTCATCGTCCGTGAAGGCCGGCTTTACGGCGACGACGTCAACATCGCAGCCAGAATCCAGGAATTCGCGCCCCACGATGGTCTCGCCGTGTCGGAAACCACCTGGCACCACGTGAAGGACAAGACAGCGGCTGAATTCACCGACCTCGGCGAACTCATGCTGAAGAATATCGCGCTGCCGGTGCGCGTTTTGATTGCGAGGCGCGGCGGCAACCTTTCACCGCCACCAGCGCTGATGGCGGCAATCCCATCCGTCAATGGTCGGCAGAACGTGTCGCTCAAAGGTCCACCCGCGATCGCCGTGCTGCCGTTCCAAAGCGATGGAGGCGAGCGCGACGTCGGCTATATGGCCGACGGCATAGCCGAAGACATCATTTACGGGCTTTCCAACAGAAGATGGCTCTCGGTGATTGCCAAGAACTCGAGCTTCCAGTTTCGCGACGACACCTTGGGAACGCGCGTTATCGGCAATGCCCTTGGTGCACGCTACATCGTCAGCGGCACGCTGATGCGCAACGATGAGCGGATTCGTCTGACAACCTCGCTTGCCGACGTGTCAAACGGCCGATTGGTATGGTCGCAACGCTTCGATCGCGCGCTGGCCGACATCTTCAATCTGCGCGACGAGATCGGCGCGGAGATCGTCTCGATCCTCGACAAGGAGGTCGACAGGGCCGAACAGGCGCGGACCTTCCAGGTGCCGTGGGAAAGTCTGGAAACGTGGCAATTGGTGCGGCGTGGACGCTGGCATATGAATCGGCGCACACGCGGCGACACGGAAATCGCGCTGGAGTTTTTCGAAAAGGCTTACCGGGAAGATCCGAATTCGAGTGCGGTGCTGAACGAACTGGCATGGTGGTATTTCTGGCGAGCCTGGCTGCGGTTCGGCGACAGCGACGATCTGGACAAGGTCAAGCAATATTCACGCAAAGCCTTGCTCATGGACAGCCTGGATGCCCGCCCGCACGCTCATCTCGGCGTCATGGACATCATGAGAGGGCGGCCCGCATCGGCGGTCGATCATCTCGAGGAAGCGCTTCACATCAATCCAAGCTTCGCTTTTGCGCACTCGGCTATGGGCAGTGCGCGCCTGCTGCTGGGCGATGCCGCCGGTGCAATACCGTTCTTCGTCGAGACGGAGCGGCTGAGCCCGTTTGACCTCTACCGGTTCCACAATCTGGGGGAATTGGCGGCAGCTTACAGTTTCCTAGAGGACTGGCCATCGGCGATCTCCACCGCGGACCGCTCGCTCGATCTGTCACCCGGCTATTTCTATTCCCGGTTTCTGAAGATCGGCGCCCTGGCGAGGAGCGGGCGCAAGCAAGAGGCCATGCGGGAGCTGGCTATACTTATGACGCGACATCCGGATTTTTCGGAGCAAAGGGTGCGCTGGATACCGTTCGTGGACAAAGCGGCAAACGAATTTCTCATCGCCAATTTCAAATCCGCCGCGAGCGATGATTAA